One window from the genome of Microcebus murinus isolate Inina chromosome X, M.murinus_Inina_mat1.0, whole genome shotgun sequence encodes:
- the LOC105884200 gene encoding protein BEX1, which yields MESKEEQVVENLNMESANPENEEKEEKEQAANKGKPLALPLGAGEHCVPRGNRRRFRVRQPILHYRWEVMHKLGEPQARMREENMERIGEEMRQLMEKLREKQLSHSLRAVSTDPPHHEHHDEFCLMP from the coding sequence ATGGAGTCCAAAGAGGAACAAGTGGTAGAAAATCTCAACATGGAAAGTGCCAACccggaaaatgaagaaaaggaagaaaaggagcaaGCTGCTAATAAAGGGAAGCCCTTGGCCCTCCCTCTGGGAGCTGGGGAACACTGTGTGCCTAGAGGGAATCGTAGGCGGTTCCGTGTTAGGCAGCCCATCCTGCATTATAGATGGGAGGTAATGCATAAGCTTGGAGAGCCACAGGCAAGGATGAGAGAAGAGAATATGGAGAGGATTGGGGAGGAGATGAGACAGCTGATGGAAAAGCTGAGGGAAAAGCAGCTGAGTCATAGTCTGCGGGCAGTTAGCACTGACCCCCCTCACCATGAGCACCATGATGAGTTTTGCCTTATGCCCTGA